Part of the Sulfuriflexus mobilis genome is shown below.
TGTCGCCCTCGACCCCTTCACCACCCACGGTCAGGACGGGCTTATCGATGACACGGGTTACGTCCTCAACGATGAGACCGTCGACGTGCTCGTGCAACAGGCCCTCTCGCATGCGGCGGCCGGTGCCGATGTCGTCGCCCCCTCGGATATGATGGATGGCCGCGTAGGCCGAATCCGCGAGGCCCTCGAGGCCGAGGGGCATATCCACACGCGCATCCTTGCCTACTCGGCGAAGTATGCCTCCAGTTATTATGGCCCGTTCCGCGATGCCGTCGGTTCGGCCGCCAATCTTGGCGCGGGTAACAAATACAGTTACCAGATGGACCCGGCCAATTCCGACGAGGCGCTGTGGGAGGTTGGCCTCGACCTTGATGAGGGTGCCGATATGGTCATGATCAAACCCGGCATGCCTTATCTTGATATCGTCCGTCGCGTCAAGGATCAATACGGGGCACCCACCTATGTCTACCAGGTCAGTGGTGAATACGCCATGCACATGGCCGCGATAGAAAATGGCTGGCTCGATGAACGCGCCGTGGTCATGGAGTCACTGCTTGCCTTCAAACGCGCCGGTGCCGATGGCATCCTCACCTATTTCGCCAAACGTGCCGCGCAATGGTTACGAGAATCCTGAGGCCTTTGCAAGGGTAATACTGGCGGCTTTAAAACATAAAAATTGCTTGTCATAAAAATGTCATAAACTATTTGCAATCGGTCTTTCAGCCGATATACTGCGCGCGAAACGAGCACACCATTACTATTAACGCTGATACTGAAAGCAGTATCGGGAAGCCGTACCGAATGGCGGTACGAAGAGGACATCTACCATGGCCCGATCCACGATCTCCAGTCTGTTTGGCAGCTCCCCCGTAAAACCGTTGCAAACCCACATGGCCAGCGTACAGGCATGTGTCGTCGAACTCATACCATTCTTCCAGGCGGTGATTCAGGAAGACTGGAAAGGGGCGCGCGCGCAACAGAAAAAGATTGCCAAACTCGAAGGCGAGGCCGACAAGCTCAAACGTCAACTACGTTTGCACCTGCCAAAAAGCCTGTTCATGCCCGTATCACGCCGTGACCTGCTTGAGGTCCTGACCATGCAGGACAAGATTGCCAACAAGGCCAAGGATATCGCCGGCCTGATCACCGGCCGCAAGATCATCCTCCCCGAGACACTGCATGAAGCCTTTATCGAATACGTTCAGCGTTGTATCGATGCCTCCGCACAGGCCCAGAAGGCTATCAATGAACTCGATGAACTCATAGAAACCGGCTTCGGGGGTAAACAAATGGATCTGGTAGAGTCGATGATTACTACCCTCGACTCCATCGAAGGCGATACGGACAAGATCCAGGTCAAGATCCGGACAACAGTCTTTGCAAAAGAGAAAGACATGAACCCCGTTGAAGTTATGTTTCTCTACAAGGTCATCGACTGGGTCGGTGACCTGGCAGACCTGGCACAGCGTGTCGGTAGTCGTCTTGAATTAATGTTGGCACGCTAAGAGGGTTTACACGTGGTATTAGAATTCGGTATTACCTTTATTGTCCTCGCCTGCGCCTTCGGTTTCTTCATGGCCTGGGGTGTAGGCGCCAACGATGTGGCAAATGCCATGGGCACCTCGGTCGGCTCCAAGGCACTGACCATCAAACAGGCGATTATCATTGCCGCCATCTTTGAATTTGCCGGTGCCTACCTCGCCGGTGGTCAGGTAACCTCGACGATCCGCAAGGGCATGCTTGATGCCAACTTGTTATCCGGTCAACCCGAGTTGCTTGTCTACGGCATGCTGGCCTCGCTGCTTGCCGCCGGCATCTGGTTGATGGTTGCCTCCCGCGCCGGTTGGCCGGTCTCGACGACGCACTCGATTGTCGGTGCCATCGTCGGTTTTGCCGCGGTCGGTATCGGCATTGACGCCGTGCAGTGGGGCAAGGTTGGCAAGATCGCCATGAGCTGGGTGATATCACCTGCCATAGCCGGCATTATCGGTTACTGGTTGTATATGAGTGTGCAGCGCCTGATCCTGAATACCAGTGAGCCCTTGAAGAACGCAAAAATTTACGTGCCGTTCTACATCTTCCTGGTCGGTTTCGTTATTGCACTGGTGACCCTATTCAAGGGCCTCAAACATATCGGCCTCGAACTCAGCACGACACAAAACTACATTATCGCCCTGATCATCGGTTTTATTTCCATGCTCATCGGCATAGTCGCTATCCGTCGCATGCACTTTGACCCGGCCGCTGATAAGGACTTTCACTTTACCAATGTTGAAAGGGTCTTCGGCATCCTGATGATGTTTACCGCCTGCGCCATGGCCTTTGCGCACGGTTCCAACGATGTCGCCAATGCCGTTGGTCCGCTTGCCGCTGTTGTCAGTATCGTTGAGAGCGGTGGTGAAGTTGCGCAGAAATCTGCTCTACCGGTCTGGATCCTGTTGCTCGGTGGCACCGGTATCATCATCGGCCTGGTCACCTATGGTCACAAGGTGATCGCTACCGTCGGTACCGGCATTACTCAGCTGACCCCGAGTCGCGGCTTTGCCGCCACGCTGGCTGCGGCCATGACCGTTGTTATCGCCTCCGGTACCGGCCTGCCCATCTCCACCACGCATACCCTTGTCGGTGGCGTCCTCGGTGTGGGCCTGGCGCGTGGAATGGATGCCCTCAACATGAACGTGGTGCGCACCATTTTCCTGTCATGGATTGTGACCCTGCCGGCCGGGGCGATTCTTTCCATCCTGTTCTTCTTTACCCTTAAGGGCATGTTCTCATAAGTATGACTGCGCACTATGCCGTCATGGGTAACCCGATTGCCCACAGTAAATCGCCGCGTATCCACGCGGCGTTTGCGTCTCAGACGCATCAGGACCTCGATTACACCGCGATCCTCGTTGAGCCGGGTCAACTCAAACAAGCTGTAGAGGATTTTCGCCGACAGGGCGGGCTGGGGCTCAACATTACCGTGCCTTTTAAAACCGATGCCTTTGCACTCGCCGACCAGCATAGTGAACGTGCCCTCAAGGCCGAGGCGGCGAACACACTGGTACTGAATAAAGACGGCAGTATCCTTGCCGATAATACCGATGGTGTTGGCCTGGTCCGTGACCTGACACAGAACCACGGTTTCTCACTGCAGGATAAACGTATTCTTATCCTCGGTGCCGGGGGCGCCGTGCAGGGCGTATTACTGCCCTTGCTCATGGAAAAACCGCAACGGCTGGTGATCGCCAACCGTACCGCCGACAAGGCCGTGGCCCTGGCGAATAAGTTTGCCGCGGCAGGAAATGTTTCTGGTGGCGGCTTTGAGACCCTGGCAGGTGAAAAGTTTGACCTCATCATTAACGGCACCGCCGCCAGCCTGAAGGGTGAAGTACCGGCCATCCCTGATGATGTATTGTTTAAAGAGGGTGTCTGTTACGACATGATGTATGGCAATGCGCCGACGGCCTTCGTTCGCTGGGGGCTGGAACACGGTGCCAGCCAGTCACTCGATGGCCTGGGAATGCTGGTCGAACAGGCGGCCGAATCGTTCCGCCTCTGGCGCGGCGTACAGGCGGATACCTCACCGGTGATACGGCTGCTGCGCGAATCTGCCCAGTAAGTCAGCCCAGATTAAAAACGGCGGCACCTTGTTTCGCCGTGCTACCCATCTGCGTTTGCATCCCACGACGATTCCGTCCACGCCGTTCCATCTTCGCCCAACCCCGTTGTCGCCAGTCCAGGGCGCGACGATCATTACTGTAATTGCGGTAATTAAACTCTCTGACAATGAGACGCTTGTCCCTGAAGGGGCGGCCATGAAATTGTTTCATGATTTTCCGGGCGAGCTTGTCTGATTCGACACTGACCAGTCCGTAACGATGGGCCTTGTCAGCGCCATCATGATTGACGATCTTGAAGCTAAGCTGCCCGCCTGTAATCGAGAAGAACTTGCGCAGGTCATAATCTTCGGTATCGTCTGGAATATTACCAATATAGAGTTCCATGACATATCTCCATATAGAGGTCTATTTAATCATGCCATGTCCGATCAGGATTGCAAGTGAGTAATGTCACGTATTCAAGGGGTTTTAAGCACGTCGTCCACGTAAATATACAGGTGGCAGCGCAATCACCCGCTAACTGTGTTTTTATTCTGCCAGGTAGCGGTTTTTCAAGACGACATAATGGGCCGCGGAGTATTCCAGCCACGCCAGCTCACCGGCCTTGAGGGGGCGAACCTTTTGTGCCGGGCTGCCCAGGTAAAGGTAGCCGCCCTCGAGGACCTTGCCGGGCGAGACCAGGCTGTTGGCACCGAGCATGACCTTGTCTTCGAGCACCGCACCATCGAGCACGGTTGAACCCATGCCGACCAGACAATAATCGCCAATCGTGCAGGCATGCAGAATAACCTTATGTCCGACCGTGACGCCCTCACCTATCTTTAGCGAAAATCCACCCGGGGCATGCTCACTGTCGTGTGTCACATGCAATACCGAGCCGTCCTGGATGTTGGTCCTGGCACCAATGCGAATGGGGTTAACATCGCCACGGATCACTGTCGTCGGCCACACCGAGACATCTTCACCCATCTCGACATCACCAATGACCACGGCCATCTCATCGACGTAGGCGCTGGCCGCGATCTTCGGGGTATGTTTTTCAAAACGACGTATTGTCATGATCGTCGCGCGCCTAGCGCATGGTCACCAGTTCTTCGGCGCTGCTTGGGTGGATGGCGACCGTATCATCGAGGTCTTTCTTGGTCGCGCCCATGCGCAGCGCCACGGCAAAACCCTGCAGCATTTCATCGGCACCAAGGCCGATAATGTGGATGCCGACGACCTTTTCCTGCGCGCCGACACAAACCAGCTTCATTGCCGTCTGAGTCTTGTGCTCGGTAAGGGCGTGATACAT
Proteins encoded:
- the hemB gene encoding porphobilinogen synthase, with the translated sequence MSTPDTGHGRFPQARMRRMRRDDFSRRLMRENTLTVDDLIYPMFILEGSGQREAVASMPGVERLSIDELLKEAAELVALGIPAVALFPVTPAEAKSEDAREAYNPDGLAQRAVRALKEKFPELGVITDVALDPFTTHGQDGLIDDTGYVLNDETVDVLVQQALSHAAAGADVVAPSDMMDGRVGRIREALEAEGHIHTRILAYSAKYASSYYGPFRDAVGSAANLGAGNKYSYQMDPANSDEALWEVGLDLDEGADMVMIKPGMPYLDIVRRVKDQYGAPTYVYQVSGEYAMHMAAIENGWLDERAVVMESLLAFKRAGADGILTYFAKRAAQWLRES
- a CDS encoding TIGR00153 family protein, with amino-acid sequence MARSTISSLFGSSPVKPLQTHMASVQACVVELIPFFQAVIQEDWKGARAQQKKIAKLEGEADKLKRQLRLHLPKSLFMPVSRRDLLEVLTMQDKIANKAKDIAGLITGRKIILPETLHEAFIEYVQRCIDASAQAQKAINELDELIETGFGGKQMDLVESMITTLDSIEGDTDKIQVKIRTTVFAKEKDMNPVEVMFLYKVIDWVGDLADLAQRVGSRLELMLAR
- a CDS encoding inorganic phosphate transporter encodes the protein MAWGVGANDVANAMGTSVGSKALTIKQAIIIAAIFEFAGAYLAGGQVTSTIRKGMLDANLLSGQPELLVYGMLASLLAAGIWLMVASRAGWPVSTTHSIVGAIVGFAAVGIGIDAVQWGKVGKIAMSWVISPAIAGIIGYWLYMSVQRLILNTSEPLKNAKIYVPFYIFLVGFVIALVTLFKGLKHIGLELSTTQNYIIALIIGFISMLIGIVAIRRMHFDPAADKDFHFTNVERVFGILMMFTACAMAFAHGSNDVANAVGPLAAVVSIVESGGEVAQKSALPVWILLLGGTGIIIGLVTYGHKVIATVGTGITQLTPSRGFAATLAAAMTVVIASGTGLPISTTHTLVGGVLGVGLARGMDALNMNVVRTIFLSWIVTLPAGAILSILFFFTLKGMFS
- the aroE gene encoding shikimate dehydrogenase, with the translated sequence MTAHYAVMGNPIAHSKSPRIHAAFASQTHQDLDYTAILVEPGQLKQAVEDFRRQGGLGLNITVPFKTDAFALADQHSERALKAEAANTLVLNKDGSILADNTDGVGLVRDLTQNHGFSLQDKRILILGAGGAVQGVLLPLLMEKPQRLVIANRTADKAVALANKFAAAGNVSGGGFETLAGEKFDLIINGTAASLKGEVPAIPDDVLFKEGVCYDMMYGNAPTAFVRWGLEHGASQSLDGLGMLVEQAAESFRLWRGVQADTSPVIRLLRESAQ
- a CDS encoding RNA recognition motif domain-containing protein yields the protein MELYIGNIPDDTEDYDLRKFFSITGGQLSFKIVNHDGADKAHRYGLVSVESDKLARKIMKQFHGRPFRDKRLIVREFNYRNYSNDRRALDWRQRGWAKMERRGRNRRGMQTQMGSTAKQGAAVFNLG
- a CDS encoding gamma carbonic anhydrase family protein; the encoded protein is MTIRRFEKHTPKIAASAYVDEMAVVIGDVEMGEDVSVWPTTVIRGDVNPIRIGARTNIQDGSVLHVTHDSEHAPGGFSLKIGEGVTVGHKVILHACTIGDYCLVGMGSTVLDGAVLEDKVMLGANSLVSPGKVLEGGYLYLGSPAQKVRPLKAGELAWLEYSAAHYVVLKNRYLAE